The following are from one region of the Silene latifolia isolate original U9 population chromosome 9, ASM4854445v1, whole genome shotgun sequence genome:
- the LOC141602071 gene encoding uncharacterized protein LOC141602071, whose protein sequence is MTVSTEKPHESKTESSYNLIHVENTGSKITQIAFNGTNYDEWSQSFKLALLAKGKLGYIDGTISKPPDSDSNIESWRSANALVTLWIYNAHESDIRKQVSLRPEAKQVWDNIKTRFCQANDARVYRLQADLIACRQGPTESLMSYYGRITTLWDEKLENHPLPSCSCNPCRCDLVTVMDARREKKRVRDFLLGLDERFYNARSHILGTNPLPNLNFAYNRLLQEEGVRNLTAQRIESKPEPMAFATRINQGSRGQGGVRNDPPPTGPFLEDAD, encoded by the exons ATGACGGTCTCCACAGAGAAACCCCACGAATCAAAAACCGAGTCTTCATATAATCTCATCCATGTCGAGAATACCGGCAGCAAAATCACTCAAATCGCATTCAACGGCACTAATTACGACGAATGGTCCCAATCCTTTAAGCTTGCTCTCCTTGCTAAGGGTAAATTGGGATATATAGATGGCACCATCAGTAAGCCGCCTGATTCCGACTCAAATATCGAATCATGGCGAAGTGCAAATGCGTTGGTCACTCTTTGGATATATAATGCCCATGAATCTGACATTCGCAAGCAAGTCTCGTTACGTCCTGAGGCAAAACAAGTATGGGACAACATCAAGACCCGTTTCTGCCAAGCCAATGACGCACGTGTGTATCGATTGCAGGCTGACTTAATCGCCTGCCGTCAAGGACCTACGGAATCATTAATGTCATACTATGGTCGCATCACAACCCTCTGGGATGAAAAACTCGAAAACCATCCCCTTCCGTCCTGCTCATGTAACCCATGTCGTTGCGATTTGGTGACGGTCATGGACGCTCGTAGGGAGAAGAAAAGGGTCCGGGATTTCTTGCTTGGTCTCGATGAACGTTTCTACAACGCACGGTCTCATATTCTCGGTACCAATCCTCTTCCCAATTTAAATTTTGCCTATAATCGTTTGTTACAGGAAGAAGGCGTTCGAAATTTAACTGCTCAACGTATTGAATCCAAACCCGAACCCATGGCCTTTGCTACCCGTATAAACCAGGGAAGTCGAGGGCAAGGAGGGGTTCGTAATGATCCACCACCTACTG GACCGTTCCTCGAGGATGCTGATTGA